In Thermococcus thioreducens, a genomic segment contains:
- the shyB gene encoding NAD(P)-dependent hydrogenase/sulfhydrogenase 2 subunit beta, whose amino-acid sequence MRYIKLPSENFEKFFKSLEAWGTVYAPVRKGSIYSFQEVHDPSEMALDYNRTMLPPKKFFFRPKEAILRLKNGRWEDEVEAEPMVLFGLHSCDIHGLKILDRVYLDEPADPYYKSRREKTLIIGISCMPDEYCFCKSLGTHFAMDGFDLFLHELPDGWLVRIGSVRGHEMAWENGELFEEVTDEDLANFKEFEERRANAFQKELPQEGLADMLDLAYNSPVWKKYAEICLACGNCNMVCPTCRCYEVCDRWMDAYKAVRERRYDSCFMENHGLVAGGHNFRPTRLDRFRHRYYCKSYFDPSAGYNCVGCGRCDEFCPAKIEHVKVLEEVRGSLK is encoded by the coding sequence TTGAGATACATAAAATTGCCTTCCGAAAACTTTGAGAAGTTCTTCAAGTCACTCGAAGCCTGGGGCACTGTCTATGCTCCAGTAAGGAAGGGGAGCATATATTCTTTCCAGGAGGTTCATGACCCCAGCGAGATGGCTCTCGACTACAACAGAACCATGCTCCCGCCAAAGAAGTTCTTTTTCAGGCCCAAAGAGGCCATTCTCAGGCTGAAAAACGGCCGCTGGGAAGATGAGGTAGAAGCAGAGCCGATGGTTCTCTTTGGACTCCATTCCTGTGATATCCACGGCCTCAAGATACTCGACAGGGTGTACCTCGATGAGCCCGCTGACCCGTACTACAAGAGCAGGCGCGAGAAGACCCTGATAATAGGGATAAGCTGTATGCCGGACGAGTACTGCTTCTGCAAGAGCCTCGGCACGCACTTCGCCATGGACGGCTTCGACCTGTTCCTGCACGAATTGCCCGACGGATGGCTTGTGAGAATAGGCAGCGTCCGCGGCCACGAGATGGCCTGGGAAAACGGTGAGCTGTTCGAAGAGGTGACCGACGAAGACCTGGCCAACTTCAAGGAGTTCGAGGAGAGGCGCGCAAATGCGTTCCAGAAGGAGCTCCCGCAGGAGGGCCTCGCCGATATGCTCGATCTGGCATACAACAGCCCGGTGTGGAAGAAGTACGCCGAGATATGCCTCGCCTGCGGCAACTGCAACATGGTCTGTCCGACGTGCCGCTGCTACGAGGTCTGCGACCGCTGGATGGACGCTTACAAAGCAGTCCGCGAGAGGCGCTACGACTCGTGCTTCATGGAGAACCACGGGCTGGTTGCCGGAGGCCACAACTTCAGGCCGACTCGCTTGGACCGCTTCAGGCACCGCTACTACTGCAAGAGCTACTTTGACCCGTCAGCGGGCTACAACTGCGTCGGATGTGGAAGATGCGACGAGTTCTGCCCGGCGAAGATAGAGCACGTTAAGGTTCTTGAGGAGGTTAGGGGGTCTCTGAAATGA
- the nuoE gene encoding NADH-quinone oxidoreductase subunit NuoE, with protein sequence MESSLGYIRSYPPEPSSLIPLLQRTQEKFGYLPREALEEIANYVGVPLSRVYGVATFYAQFRFEPLGKYVVKICHGTACHVNGAVNISQAITEELGIQEGQTTEDGLVTLERVACLGCCSLAPVIMINDKVFGKLNPDKVRKLMRKLREGKLDV encoded by the coding sequence ATGGAATCCTCCCTTGGTTATATCCGCTCTTATCCGCCGGAACCGAGCTCGCTGATTCCCCTTCTCCAGCGAACTCAGGAAAAGTTCGGCTACCTCCCCAGGGAGGCCCTTGAGGAGATAGCGAACTACGTCGGTGTCCCGCTCAGCAGGGTCTACGGCGTCGCTACCTTCTACGCCCAGTTCAGGTTTGAACCCCTCGGAAAATACGTCGTCAAAATCTGCCACGGGACGGCATGTCACGTGAACGGTGCCGTCAATATATCCCAGGCCATAACGGAGGAGCTTGGAATCCAAGAGGGGCAGACGACAGAGGACGGCCTCGTGACGCTGGAGCGCGTCGCCTGTCTCGGATGCTGCAGTTTGGCCCCGGTCATAATGATAAACGACAAGGTCTTCGGAAAGCTGAATCCTGACAAGGTCAGGAAGCTGATGAGAAAGCTAAGGGAGGGGAAGCTCGATGTCTGA
- the nuoF gene encoding NADH-quinone oxidoreductase subunit NuoF, which yields MSEIKAIAVGMNSCGIAAGARETYEAIKAEIERRNLDVKLKIVGCVGMCYREPLVDIITDDEIITYGHVDPKKVPRIIEEHVINGKPVEEWIVKRDWWEDGERKTWDVDGYFAKQRKIVLENSGYIDPENIDEYIAVGGYEALKKALKMEPEEIIDVIMKSGLRGRGGAGFPTGLKWKFAREAKGDVKYIVCNADEGDPGAFMDRNVLEGDPHRVIEGMIIGAYAIGATKGFIYVRAEYPLAIRRLRIALKQAKERGFLGENILGSGFSFDIVIKEGAGAFVCGEETALIASIEGRRGMPRPRPPYPAQKGLWGKPTNINNVETWANVPWIIKHGWEAYASIGTEKSKGTKVFALSGKIKHGGNVEVPMGMTLREILYEIGGGTKTGKRIKAVQLGGPSGGCIPEYLFDTPVDYESVNATGAIMGSGGMVVMDEDTCMVDVAKFFLDFTVKESCGKCTFCRLGTKRMWEILDRFTKGEATEEDLEKLERLAYQVKAGSLCGLGQTAPNPVLTTLRYFRDEYLAHIEGKCPAKVCKPLIRYVIITEKCTGCTACAIFCPVKAISGERLKPHIIDQSACIKCGTCYEVCRFNAIEIVDAGGE from the coding sequence ATGTCTGAAATCAAGGCCATCGCAGTCGGCATGAACTCCTGTGGAATAGCTGCCGGCGCGAGGGAAACCTACGAGGCCATAAAGGCCGAGATTGAGAGAAGAAACCTCGACGTGAAGCTCAAGATAGTCGGCTGTGTCGGCATGTGCTACCGCGAGCCACTGGTTGACATAATCACCGATGATGAGATAATCACCTACGGTCACGTCGACCCCAAGAAGGTCCCCCGGATTATAGAGGAGCATGTTATCAACGGAAAGCCGGTCGAGGAATGGATAGTCAAGCGCGACTGGTGGGAGGACGGCGAGAGAAAGACGTGGGACGTTGACGGCTACTTCGCAAAACAGAGGAAGATAGTGCTCGAAAACTCCGGCTACATAGACCCCGAGAACATCGACGAGTACATCGCCGTTGGAGGCTACGAAGCCCTCAAAAAGGCCCTCAAAATGGAGCCCGAGGAGATAATAGACGTCATCATGAAGTCCGGTCTGAGGGGGAGGGGCGGTGCGGGCTTCCCGACCGGCCTGAAGTGGAAGTTCGCCAGGGAGGCCAAGGGGGACGTGAAGTATATAGTCTGCAACGCCGACGAGGGCGACCCCGGGGCATTCATGGACAGGAACGTGCTCGAAGGCGACCCGCACCGAGTTATTGAAGGCATGATAATCGGTGCCTACGCGATTGGGGCAACCAAAGGGTTCATCTACGTTAGAGCAGAATACCCGCTCGCCATAAGGAGGCTGAGGATAGCGCTGAAGCAGGCTAAGGAGAGGGGCTTCCTGGGCGAGAACATCCTCGGCTCGGGCTTTTCCTTCGACATCGTCATCAAGGAAGGCGCCGGAGCGTTCGTCTGCGGTGAGGAAACCGCTTTGATAGCATCGATAGAGGGCAGGCGCGGAATGCCGAGACCGAGGCCGCCTTATCCGGCCCAGAAGGGCCTCTGGGGCAAGCCGACGAACATCAACAACGTGGAAACGTGGGCGAACGTGCCGTGGATAATCAAGCACGGCTGGGAAGCCTACGCCTCGATAGGAACCGAGAAGAGCAAGGGGACGAAGGTCTTCGCCCTCTCGGGCAAGATAAAGCACGGCGGAAACGTCGAGGTTCCGATGGGAATGACGCTGAGGGAGATACTCTACGAGATAGGCGGGGGAACCAAGACCGGCAAGAGGATAAAAGCCGTCCAGCTCGGTGGTCCCTCGGGCGGCTGTATTCCCGAGTACCTCTTCGACACCCCCGTTGACTACGAGAGCGTGAACGCTACTGGAGCGATAATGGGGAGCGGCGGAATGGTCGTCATGGACGAGGACACCTGTATGGTCGATGTGGCAAAGTTCTTCCTCGACTTTACCGTGAAGGAATCCTGCGGAAAGTGCACCTTCTGCCGTCTGGGCACTAAAAGGATGTGGGAGATTCTGGACAGGTTCACCAAAGGCGAGGCAACGGAGGAGGACCTCGAAAAGCTTGAGCGTTTGGCTTATCAGGTCAAGGCCGGCTCTCTCTGCGGCCTCGGACAGACGGCACCTAACCCGGTTCTGACGACGCTCCGCTACTTCAGGGACGAATACCTTGCCCACATCGAAGGGAAATGCCCCGCCAAGGTCTGCAAGCCGCTCATCAGGTACGTCATAATAACCGAGAAGTGCACGGGCTGTACAGCGTGTGCGATCTTCTGTCCCGTCAAGGCCATCAGCGGCGAGAGGCTCAAGCCCCACATCATTGACCAGTCTGCCTGCATCAAGTGCGGAACCTGCTACGAGGTGTGCCGGTTCAACGCCATAGAGATAGTCGATGCGGGGGGTGAGTGA